One Burkholderia pyrrocinia DNA segment encodes these proteins:
- a CDS encoding glycosyltransferase family 4 protein, translated as MTTTNVHVHLFYGADPRTYRKGENIGCLYGYHHAESDEFRLTYSQDGGENRIASLARRALKAALGFDVVHAWRNRAALLNTDVIWTHTEQEHLAASLILKLAGAQGKRPLLLAQSVWLFDKWGSFGGPRRWLYRKLLARADALTTLARDNAELCRRYLGRDAEFVYYGLNTQDFPLTEPQQWKPNRPLRIAAIGNDRDRDWRTFLAAFGGDERYDVRLATRRRVPREWHAPNVKIGSASGLAKQHELYAWADVIVVPLRPNFHASGITVMLEAAAVGKPMIVSDVGGLSDYFPHDTAAYVPAFDAQAMRQAADRFVADPVAALGCARAAAACLRERDLTTQAFAEQHVRITRDMLRRRRTPAAAGLAMPLADSRPSSR; from the coding sequence ATGACTACAACGAACGTTCACGTCCACCTGTTTTACGGCGCCGATCCGCGTACCTACCGGAAAGGCGAGAACATCGGCTGCCTGTACGGCTATCACCACGCCGAATCCGACGAATTCCGGCTGACGTATTCGCAGGACGGCGGCGAGAACCGTATCGCCAGCCTCGCGCGCCGCGCGCTGAAGGCGGCGCTCGGCTTCGACGTCGTGCATGCGTGGCGCAACCGCGCCGCGCTGCTGAACACTGATGTGATCTGGACGCACACCGAGCAGGAGCATCTTGCCGCTTCGCTGATCCTGAAGCTCGCCGGCGCGCAGGGCAAGCGCCCGCTGCTGCTCGCGCAGAGCGTGTGGTTGTTCGACAAGTGGGGCAGCTTCGGCGGCCCGCGCCGCTGGCTGTACCGCAAGCTGCTCGCGCGTGCCGACGCGCTGACCACGCTCGCCCGCGACAACGCCGAGCTGTGCCGCCGCTACCTCGGTCGCGATGCCGAGTTCGTCTACTACGGGCTGAACACGCAGGATTTCCCGCTTACCGAGCCGCAGCAGTGGAAGCCGAACCGGCCGCTGCGGATCGCGGCGATCGGCAACGACCGCGATCGCGACTGGCGCACGTTTCTCGCCGCGTTCGGCGGCGACGAACGCTACGACGTGCGGCTCGCGACGCGGCGTCGCGTGCCGCGCGAGTGGCATGCGCCGAACGTGAAGATCGGCTCCGCGTCGGGGCTCGCGAAGCAGCACGAACTGTACGCCTGGGCCGACGTGATCGTCGTGCCGCTGCGGCCGAACTTCCACGCGTCGGGCATCACCGTGATGCTCGAGGCGGCAGCCGTCGGCAAGCCGATGATCGTGTCCGACGTCGGCGGGCTCAGCGACTACTTCCCGCACGATACGGCCGCCTATGTGCCGGCGTTCGACGCGCAGGCGATGCGTCAGGCCGCCGACCGCTTCGTCGCCGATCCGGTTGCGGCGCTCGGCTGCGCGCGGGCCGCCGCCGCGTGCCTGCGCGAGCGCGACCTGACCACCCAGGCGTTCGCCGAGCAGCACGTGCGGATCACGCGCGACATGCTGCGCCGGCGTCGCACGCCGGCGGCCGCGGGCCTGGCGATGCCGCTTGCGGATTCGCGTCCGTCGTCGCGGTGA
- a CDS encoding glycosyltransferase family 4 protein yields the protein MRIAIVTHVVRHNDGQGRVNYEIARAALAEHYEVTLVASHVAPELLADPRVRWVPVKVGRFWPSNLVRQQVFALKSAWWLRAHRSEYDVLHVNGFISWIKADVNTAHFVHGGWFRSPYYPFGLTKGMWSAYQYVYTRVNTALERWAYRRSRAITAVSQKVADEIAALGIDSRKISVIYNGVDGSAFAGAQADRAAFELPDDAFLLLFVGDLRTPRKNLGTVLKALTKLPANVHLAVAGYLPGSPYPEEARALGIESRVHFLGLVKNMPTLMRSVDAYVFPSRYEAMSLSLLEAMAAGLPVVTARTAGGAEIITRECGIVLEDPDDPAALAQAIGSLAASRDTCRAMGDAARELMTRFGWAHMGAQYVALYRRIGQPTQPSAFERVEHAVTQEQS from the coding sequence TTGAGAATCGCGATCGTCACGCATGTCGTGCGACATAACGACGGGCAGGGCCGCGTCAATTACGAAATCGCGCGCGCGGCGCTGGCCGAGCACTACGAGGTCACGCTGGTCGCGTCGCACGTCGCGCCCGAGCTGCTGGCCGACCCGCGCGTGCGCTGGGTGCCCGTGAAGGTCGGGCGTTTCTGGCCGTCGAATCTCGTCAGGCAGCAGGTGTTCGCGCTGAAGAGCGCGTGGTGGCTGCGCGCGCATCGCAGCGAGTACGACGTGCTGCACGTGAACGGCTTCATCTCGTGGATCAAGGCCGACGTGAATACCGCTCACTTCGTGCACGGCGGCTGGTTCAGGAGCCCGTATTATCCGTTCGGGCTCACGAAGGGGATGTGGTCCGCTTACCAGTACGTCTATACGCGCGTGAATACCGCGCTCGAGCGCTGGGCCTACCGGCGTTCGCGTGCGATCACCGCCGTGTCGCAGAAGGTGGCCGACGAGATCGCCGCGCTCGGCATCGACAGCCGCAAGATCAGCGTGATCTACAACGGCGTCGACGGCAGCGCGTTCGCGGGCGCGCAGGCCGACCGCGCGGCGTTCGAGCTGCCGGACGACGCGTTCCTGCTGCTGTTCGTCGGCGACCTGCGCACGCCGCGCAAGAACCTCGGCACCGTGCTGAAGGCGCTGACGAAGCTGCCGGCGAACGTCCATCTGGCGGTGGCCGGCTATCTGCCGGGCAGCCCGTACCCGGAAGAAGCGCGCGCGCTCGGCATCGAATCGCGCGTGCATTTCCTCGGCCTCGTGAAAAACATGCCGACGCTGATGCGCTCGGTCGACGCCTATGTGTTTCCGTCGCGCTACGAAGCGATGAGCCTGTCGCTGCTCGAGGCGATGGCGGCCGGGCTGCCGGTCGTCACCGCTCGTACCGCGGGCGGCGCGGAAATCATCACGCGCGAATGCGGGATCGTGCTGGAGGATCCGGACGATCCGGCCGCCCTTGCACAGGCGATCGGTTCGCTCGCGGCGTCGCGCGACACCTGCCGCGCGATGGGCGACGCGGCCCGCGAACTGATGACCCGTTTCGGCTGGGCGCACATGGGTGCCCAGTACGTCGCGCTCTACCGGCGCATCGGCCAACCCACGCAGCCGTCCGCTTTCGAGCGGGTCGAGCATGCAGTCACGCAGGAGCAATCGTGA
- a CDS encoding polysaccharide biosynthesis tyrosine autokinase: MVNTQAKHSYADLSVKTEEEDVVLGQLLQVIMDDIWLLLGIAVTVVALAGLYCYIAKPVYQADVHVRVEGNDNTSQALTQTQTGASINSGPQQAPTDAEIEIIKSRGVVAPVVEQFKLNFSVVPKTLPVIGSLAARVATPGTPARPWLGLKSYAWGGEVADIDSISVVPALEGKKLTLTAGPNDTYSLVNENGTRLLSGQVGESAQGGGVTLLVKKLVARPGTQFTVVRYNDLDAISGFQTGIQVTEQGKQTGVVQISLEGKDPDQTAAIANALAQSYLNQHVVAKQAEATKMLDFLKGEEPRLKADLEHAEAALTQYQRTSGSINASDEAKVYLEGSVQYEQQIAAQRLQLASLAQRFTDSHPMVIAAKQQLAELEGEKDKYANRFRSLPATEVKAVQLQRDAKVAEDIYVLLLNRVQELSVQKAGTGGNIHLVDSALRPGDPVKPKKVLILSAAVFLGLILGTGVVFLRRNMFQGIEDPDRIERAFNLPLYGLVPQSAEQVKLDAAAEKGGGRARPILASLRPKDLSVESLRSLRTAMQFAMMDAKNRVIVLTGPTPGIGKSFLAVNLAVLLAHSGKRVLLIDADMRRGLLDRYFGLTVQPGLSELLSDQSALEDAVRETPVQGLSFIAAGTRPPNPSELLMSTRLPQYLEGLSKRYDVVLIDSPPVLAVTDATIIGRMAGSTFLVLRSGMHTEGEIADAIKRLRTAGVDLEGGIFNGVPPKARGYGRGYAAVHEYLSA, from the coding sequence ATGGTGAACACGCAAGCGAAACACTCCTACGCGGATCTGTCCGTGAAAACCGAGGAAGAGGACGTCGTCCTCGGCCAGTTGCTCCAGGTGATCATGGACGACATCTGGCTGCTGCTCGGCATCGCGGTGACGGTCGTCGCGCTCGCCGGCCTCTACTGCTACATCGCGAAGCCGGTGTATCAGGCCGACGTGCACGTGCGGGTCGAGGGCAACGACAACACGTCGCAGGCGCTCACGCAGACGCAGACGGGCGCGTCGATCAACAGCGGCCCGCAGCAGGCGCCGACCGATGCGGAAATCGAGATCATCAAGAGCCGCGGCGTCGTCGCGCCGGTCGTCGAGCAGTTCAAGCTGAACTTCTCGGTCGTGCCGAAGACGCTGCCGGTGATCGGCAGCCTCGCCGCGCGCGTCGCGACGCCGGGCACGCCGGCGCGGCCGTGGCTCGGCCTGAAATCGTATGCGTGGGGCGGGGAAGTCGCCGACATCGATTCGATCAGCGTCGTGCCCGCGCTCGAAGGCAAGAAGCTGACGCTGACGGCCGGCCCGAACGATACCTATTCGCTCGTCAATGAGAACGGCACCCGGCTGCTGTCGGGCCAGGTCGGCGAGTCGGCACAGGGCGGCGGCGTGACGCTGCTTGTGAAGAAACTCGTCGCGCGCCCCGGCACGCAGTTCACGGTGGTTCGCTACAACGATCTCGACGCGATCAGCGGCTTCCAGACCGGCATCCAGGTGACCGAGCAGGGCAAGCAGACGGGCGTCGTGCAGATCTCGCTCGAAGGCAAGGATCCGGACCAGACCGCCGCGATCGCGAACGCGCTCGCGCAGTCGTACCTGAACCAGCACGTGGTTGCGAAGCAGGCCGAAGCGACCAAGATGCTCGACTTCCTGAAGGGCGAGGAACCGCGCCTGAAGGCCGACCTCGAGCACGCGGAAGCCGCGCTGACGCAATACCAGCGCACGTCGGGCTCGATCAACGCGAGCGACGAGGCGAAGGTCTACCTCGAGGGCAGCGTGCAGTACGAGCAGCAGATCGCCGCGCAGCGCCTGCAGCTCGCGTCGCTCGCGCAGCGCTTCACCGATTCGCACCCGATGGTGATCGCCGCGAAGCAGCAGCTCGCCGAGCTCGAAGGCGAGAAGGACAAGTACGCGAACCGCTTCCGCAGCCTGCCGGCGACCGAAGTGAAGGCCGTCCAGCTCCAGCGCGACGCGAAGGTCGCCGAGGACATCTACGTGCTGCTGCTGAACCGCGTGCAGGAACTGTCGGTGCAGAAGGCCGGCACGGGCGGCAACATCCACCTCGTCGATTCGGCACTGCGTCCCGGCGACCCGGTCAAGCCGAAGAAGGTGCTGATCCTGTCGGCCGCCGTGTTCCTGGGCCTGATTCTCGGCACGGGCGTCGTGTTCCTGCGCCGCAACATGTTCCAGGGTATCGAGGATCCCGATCGCATCGAGCGCGCGTTCAACCTGCCGCTGTACGGGCTGGTGCCGCAAAGCGCCGAGCAGGTGAAGCTCGATGCCGCGGCCGAAAAGGGCGGCGGCCGTGCGCGGCCGATCCTCGCGAGCCTGCGTCCGAAGGATCTCAGCGTCGAGAGCCTGCGCAGCCTGCGCACCGCGATGCAGTTCGCGATGATGGATGCGAAGAACCGCGTGATCGTGCTGACGGGCCCGACGCCCGGTATCGGCAAGAGTTTCCTGGCGGTCAACCTCGCGGTGCTGCTCGCGCATTCGGGCAAGCGCGTGCTGCTGATCGACGCCGACATGCGTCGCGGCCTGCTCGACCGCTACTTCGGCCTCACCGTGCAGCCGGGCCTGTCCGAGCTGTTGAGCGACCAGTCGGCGCTCGAGGATGCCGTGCGTGAAACGCCGGTGCAGGGCCTGTCGTTCATCGCGGCCGGCACGCGTCCGCCGAATCCGTCGGAACTGCTGATGTCGACGCGCCTGCCGCAATACCTCGAAGGACTCAGCAAGCGCTACGACGTCGTGCTGATCGATTCGCCGCCGGTGCTGGCGGTGACCGACGCGACCATCATCGGCCGCATGGCCGGCTCGACGTTCCTCGTGCTGCGCTCGGGCATGCACACCGAAGGCGAGATCGCCGACGCGATCAAGCGCCTGCGTACCGCGGGCGTCGATCTGGAAGGCGGGATCTTCAACGGCGTGCCGCCGAAGGCGCGCGGCTACGGCCGCGGTTATGCAGCCGTGCACGAATACCTGAGCGCCTGA
- a CDS encoding glycosyltransferase family 2 protein produces the protein MKISVLVPTYRRPADLARCLLALQRQQRLPDEVIVVARPEDDATHERLADPAVGGALPLRIVPVDVPGQVAALNKGLDSANGDIVAITDDDAAPHPDWLVRVESVFQADPRVGAVGGRDWVHEKGRVLDESRELVGQLTLSGKIVGNHHLGVGGAREVDMLKGANMSYRRTAIERVRFDTRLRGAGAQVHNDMGFSMHVQRAGWKLVYDPAIAVDHFPAERFDDDRRDAASLNAISNGAYNLHLILREHLPPLRREIAWWWWTLVGTRVYPGFAHVLLSLHTAKRNRIREHWRAVRRGARDARRANLAPHRAAMPPVTS, from the coding sequence ATGAAAATTTCCGTGCTCGTTCCGACCTATCGGCGTCCCGCCGACCTCGCGCGCTGCCTGCTGGCGCTGCAGCGCCAGCAGCGGCTGCCCGACGAGGTGATCGTCGTCGCGCGCCCGGAGGACGACGCCACGCACGAACGGCTCGCCGATCCGGCGGTCGGCGGCGCGCTGCCGCTGCGCATCGTGCCGGTCGATGTGCCGGGGCAGGTCGCCGCGCTGAACAAGGGGCTCGACTCGGCGAACGGCGACATCGTCGCGATCACCGACGACGATGCGGCGCCGCACCCCGACTGGCTCGTGCGCGTCGAGTCGGTATTCCAGGCCGATCCGCGCGTGGGTGCGGTCGGCGGGCGCGACTGGGTGCACGAGAAAGGCCGCGTGCTCGACGAATCGCGCGAACTCGTCGGCCAGCTCACGCTGTCCGGCAAGATCGTCGGCAATCATCACCTCGGCGTCGGCGGCGCGCGCGAAGTCGACATGCTGAAAGGCGCGAACATGAGCTACCGCCGCACCGCGATCGAACGGGTGCGCTTCGACACGCGGCTGCGCGGCGCCGGTGCGCAGGTGCACAACGACATGGGCTTCAGCATGCACGTGCAGCGCGCCGGCTGGAAGCTCGTCTACGACCCGGCGATCGCGGTCGATCATTTCCCGGCCGAGCGCTTCGACGACGACCGGCGCGATGCCGCGTCGCTGAATGCGATCAGCAACGGCGCGTACAACCTGCATCTGATCCTGCGCGAGCATCTGCCGCCGCTGCGGCGCGAGATCGCGTGGTGGTGGTGGACGCTGGTTGGTACGCGCGTCTATCCGGGTTTCGCGCACGTGCTGCTGTCGCTGCATACGGCGAAGCGCAACCGGATCCGCGAGCACTGGCGCGCGGTGCGCCGCGGCGCACGCGATGCGCGCCGCGCGAACCTTGCCCCCCACCGTGCGGCGATGCCGCCGGTGACGTCTTGA
- a CDS encoding O-antigen ligase family protein translates to MSTIAAERAPSRNRSWFAEPKHWIGQAGLWSFTAALIAIHQGKVLTLAFPVLAIAVGIWLYFKSPARYVGFMWWVWFLSPEVRRLADWSKGAFTPTSLIQVAPLAVTMIAGLGLIRHYRVLAQRRGIPVLLMLFGLTYAYLVGIVSSGVMAATYDLANWVYPVLIGFHIMVNARDYPEYRDVLLSTFMWGMLVMGVYGVVQYFVMPQWDVLWMIGSDMGSQGEPVPYGVRVFSTMNSSGPFAFAMMGALVFVLAAPQKIRWFAGAAGFVSFALCLVRSTWGGWVIALAIQLAQSNNRVRMRILISGVVLVGLCVPLLTVGPVADRLGQRLQSITNLKDDRSYDDRNKFYATFAQTAFTDVAGEGMGATGASTKLSSDSGELGKYGSFDSGVMNVPFVLGWPGTLLYLAGVVMLFGRTLRAAFKLRKDKFVGACLSLCLSTFAMLVFTNSLIGTGGLLMFTAIFSILSAAHWQKAQRLLAAARSRGGDL, encoded by the coding sequence ATGAGTACGATTGCCGCCGAACGCGCACCGTCGCGCAACCGCAGCTGGTTTGCCGAACCGAAGCACTGGATCGGGCAGGCCGGACTGTGGTCGTTCACCGCCGCGCTGATCGCCATTCACCAGGGCAAGGTGCTGACGCTCGCGTTTCCGGTGCTGGCCATCGCGGTCGGCATCTGGCTGTATTTCAAGAGCCCGGCGCGCTATGTCGGCTTCATGTGGTGGGTGTGGTTCCTGAGCCCGGAAGTGCGGCGTCTCGCCGACTGGTCGAAGGGCGCTTTCACGCCGACGAGCCTGATCCAGGTTGCCCCGCTCGCGGTGACGATGATCGCCGGCCTCGGGCTGATCCGGCATTACCGCGTGCTCGCGCAGCGGCGCGGGATACCGGTGCTGCTGATGCTGTTCGGGCTCACGTACGCGTACCTCGTCGGGATCGTGTCGAGCGGTGTGATGGCCGCGACCTACGACCTGGCGAACTGGGTGTACCCGGTGCTGATCGGCTTTCACATCATGGTCAACGCGCGCGACTATCCCGAGTACCGCGACGTGCTGCTGTCCACGTTCATGTGGGGCATGCTCGTGATGGGCGTGTACGGCGTCGTGCAGTACTTCGTGATGCCGCAGTGGGACGTGCTGTGGATGATCGGTTCGGACATGGGTTCGCAGGGCGAGCCGGTGCCGTACGGCGTGCGGGTATTCAGCACGATGAACTCGTCGGGGCCGTTCGCGTTCGCGATGATGGGCGCGCTGGTGTTCGTGCTCGCGGCACCGCAGAAGATCCGCTGGTTCGCGGGGGCGGCCGGCTTCGTATCGTTCGCGCTGTGTCTCGTGCGTTCGACGTGGGGCGGCTGGGTGATCGCACTCGCGATCCAGCTCGCGCAGTCGAACAACCGCGTGCGGATGCGGATCCTCATCAGCGGCGTCGTGCTGGTCGGGTTATGCGTGCCGCTGCTGACCGTCGGGCCGGTGGCCGACCGTCTCGGCCAGCGTCTCCAGTCGATCACGAACCTGAAGGACGACCGCAGCTACGACGATCGCAACAAGTTTTACGCAACCTTCGCGCAGACGGCGTTTACCGACGTCGCCGGCGAAGGGATGGGCGCGACGGGCGCATCGACGAAGCTGTCGAGCGACAGCGGCGAGCTCGGCAAGTACGGCAGCTTCGACAGCGGCGTGATGAACGTGCCGTTCGTGCTCGGCTGGCCCGGCACGCTGCTGTATCTCGCCGGTGTCGTGATGCTGTTCGGCCGCACGCTGCGCGCGGCGTTCAAGCTGCGCAAGGACAAGTTCGTCGGTGCGTGCCTGAGCCTGTGCCTGTCGACGTTCGCGATGCTCGTGTTCACGAACTCGCTGATCGGCACGGGCGGCCTGCTGATGTTTACAGCCATTTTTTCGATACTTTCCGCGGCGCACTGGCAGAAGGCGCAACGCTTGCTGGCCGCCGCGCGTTCACGGGGAGGCGACCTTTGA
- a CDS encoding winged helix-turn-helix transcriptional regulator gives MARQKSLADSPCPVARATDIVGDRWALLIVRDAFDGVRRFGDFRASLGVASNILSDRLRMLVEAGVFDVVPASDGTAYQEYALTKKGEGLFPVIVMLRQWGEAHLFARGEPHSVLVDRDTGRAIRRLALRHDDGRPVKAAETVVRKVGDEAGATRR, from the coding sequence ATGGCCAGGCAGAAAAGTCTTGCGGATTCGCCGTGCCCGGTGGCGCGGGCGACTGATATCGTCGGCGATCGCTGGGCGTTGCTGATCGTGCGCGATGCGTTCGACGGCGTGCGCCGCTTCGGCGATTTCCGCGCAAGCCTCGGCGTCGCGAGCAACATCCTGTCCGACCGGCTCAGGATGCTGGTGGAGGCCGGCGTGTTCGACGTCGTGCCGGCGTCGGACGGCACCGCGTATCAGGAGTACGCGCTGACCAAAAAGGGCGAAGGACTGTTTCCGGTCATCGTGATGCTGCGGCAGTGGGGCGAGGCGCACCTGTTCGCGCGCGGCGAGCCGCATTCGGTGCTGGTCGATCGCGACACGGGGCGCGCGATCCGCAGGCTCGCGCTGCGGCACGACGATGGCCGGCCCGTGAAGGCGGCCGAGACGGTCGTGAGGAAGGTCGGCGACGAAGCGGGCGCGACGCGGCGGTGA
- a CDS encoding MFS transporter, producing MASSCHSSTTTSNAPNASHPAGDGRLSTASVALLAVCCAASVANVYYAQPLLDSIARDFGVSQAAVGGVITATQLGCALALLFVVPLGDLLNRKRLIAVQLLLLTAACIGVAVSSTRFALLAGMVAVGLLGTAMTQGLIACSAALAGAGERGRVVGAAQGGVVIGLLAARSLAGVVTDIAGWRAVYLVSGALAIAMLVALSRLLPDTNGSRERIGYAALLRSMVSLLCDERVLRVRGAIALLMFAAFSIFWSALVLPLSAPPHSMSHTQIGAFGLVGALGAAAATRAGRLADRGRGEATTGAALALLACSWLPLAFGNTSIALLIVGIVLLDVGGQAVHVVNQSMILGTRPDAHARLVGCYMLFYSAGSGLGAIASTMMYARAGWTGVCALGAVVSVAALGVWAATLRRA from the coding sequence ATGGCGTCTTCCTGTCATTCAAGCACCACTACGTCGAACGCACCGAATGCATCGCATCCGGCCGGCGACGGCCGCCTGTCCACGGCAAGCGTCGCGCTGCTGGCAGTCTGCTGCGCGGCGAGCGTCGCAAACGTCTACTACGCGCAGCCGCTGCTCGATTCGATCGCGCGGGATTTCGGCGTGTCGCAGGCGGCCGTCGGCGGCGTCATCACGGCCACGCAGCTCGGCTGTGCGCTCGCGCTGCTGTTCGTCGTGCCGCTCGGCGACCTGCTGAACCGCAAGCGGCTGATCGCCGTGCAGCTTCTGCTGCTGACGGCGGCCTGCATCGGCGTGGCCGTGTCGTCGACGCGCTTCGCGCTGCTGGCGGGGATGGTTGCGGTCGGGCTGCTCGGCACCGCGATGACGCAAGGGCTGATCGCATGCTCGGCCGCGCTTGCGGGCGCCGGCGAGCGCGGGCGCGTGGTGGGCGCCGCGCAGGGCGGCGTCGTGATCGGGCTGCTGGCCGCGCGTTCGCTGGCCGGCGTCGTCACCGATATCGCCGGCTGGCGTGCGGTCTATCTCGTCTCCGGCGCCCTCGCGATCGCGATGCTCGTCGCGCTGTCACGGCTGTTGCCCGACACGAACGGATCGCGCGAACGCATCGGTTACGCGGCGCTGTTGCGATCGATGGTGTCGCTGCTGTGCGACGAACGCGTGCTGCGCGTGCGCGGCGCGATCGCGTTGCTGATGTTCGCGGCGTTCAGCATCTTCTGGAGCGCGCTCGTGCTGCCGCTGAGCGCACCGCCGCATTCGATGTCGCATACGCAGATCGGCGCATTCGGTCTGGTCGGCGCACTCGGCGCGGCGGCCGCCACGCGCGCGGGCCGGCTTGCCGATCGCGGGCGCGGCGAAGCGACGACCGGCGCCGCGCTCGCGCTGCTCGCGTGCTCGTGGCTGCCGCTCGCGTTCGGCAATACGTCGATTGCGCTGCTGATCGTCGGCATCGTGCTGCTCGACGTCGGCGGACAGGCCGTCCACGTCGTCAACCAGAGCATGATTCTCGGCACGCGGCCCGACGCGCATGCGCGCCTCGTCGGCTGCTACATGCTGTTCTACTCGGCCGGCAGCGGGCTCGGTGCGATCGCGTCGACGATGATGTATGCGCGCGCCGGATGGACCGGCGTCTGCGCGCTCGGTGCGGTCGTGAGCGTTGCCGCGCTCGGCGTGTGGGCCGCGACGCTCAGGCGCGCGTGA
- a CDS encoding glycosyltransferase family 4 protein has product MSHSSRPIKSLQIGMHWFPERAGGLDRMYYSLVGALPGAGVEVRGLVAGSPKVADDTGGAIQGFGPASQTLARRMLAARRALREEVRSERPDVISSHFALYTFPGLDVTRGIPQVSHFQGPWADESQVEGAATLGQRAKRYLEQAVYTRSSRLIVLSQAFGQILTNRYGIEPSRVRVIPGCVDTAQFDTPLSPGEARHKLQLPQDRPIVLAVRRLVRRMGLEDLIDAIGLVRHRHPDVLLLIAGKGKIGEELQQRIDAAGLQDNVKLLGFVPDHHLAALYRAATVSVVPTVALEGFGLITVESLASGTPVLVTPVGGLPEAVAGLSNDLVLPATGADAIAEGLGAALSGAIVLPDEAACKRYAREHFDNAVIARRVAGVYEEAIQAAG; this is encoded by the coding sequence ATGTCCCACTCTTCCCGGCCGATCAAATCGTTGCAGATCGGCATGCACTGGTTCCCCGAACGTGCGGGCGGCCTCGACCGGATGTACTACTCGCTCGTCGGCGCGTTGCCGGGCGCGGGCGTCGAGGTGCGCGGGCTCGTCGCGGGCTCGCCGAAGGTCGCCGACGACACGGGCGGCGCGATCCAGGGCTTCGGACCCGCGTCGCAGACGCTCGCGCGCCGGATGCTCGCCGCGCGGCGCGCGCTGCGCGAGGAGGTCCGCAGCGAGCGGCCGGACGTGATTTCGTCGCACTTCGCGCTGTACACGTTCCCGGGCCTCGACGTGACGCGCGGGATTCCGCAGGTGTCGCACTTCCAGGGGCCGTGGGCCGACGAAAGCCAGGTCGAGGGCGCCGCGACGCTCGGGCAGCGCGCGAAGCGCTATCTCGAACAGGCCGTCTATACGCGCTCGTCGCGGCTGATCGTGCTGTCGCAGGCGTTCGGCCAGATCCTGACGAACCGCTACGGAATCGAACCGTCGCGTGTGCGCGTGATTCCCGGCTGCGTCGATACCGCGCAGTTCGACACGCCGCTCTCGCCCGGCGAGGCGCGGCACAAGCTGCAACTGCCGCAGGACCGGCCGATCGTGCTGGCCGTGCGCCGGCTCGTGCGGCGCATGGGGCTGGAGGACCTGATCGACGCGATCGGCCTCGTCAGGCACCGTCACCCGGACGTGCTGCTGCTGATCGCCGGCAAGGGCAAGATCGGCGAGGAACTGCAGCAGCGCATCGACGCGGCGGGGCTGCAGGACAACGTGAAGCTGCTCGGCTTCGTGCCCGACCATCATCTCGCGGCGCTGTACCGCGCAGCGACGGTCAGCGTCGTGCCGACGGTCGCGCTCGAAGGCTTCGGGCTGATCACCGTCGAATCGCTCGCGTCCGGCACGCCCGTGCTGGTCACGCCGGTCGGCGGGCTGCCGGAGGCGGTCGCCGGGCTGTCCAACGATCTCGTGCTGCCGGCGACCGGCGCGGATGCGATCGCGGAAGGGCTCGGTGCCGCGCTGTCGGGCGCGATCGTGCTGCCCGACGAGGCCGCGTGCAAGCGTTATGCGCGCGAGCATTTCGACAACGCGGTGATCGCGCGACGTGTCGCCGGCGTGTACGAAGAGGCGATCCAGGCGGCAGGCTGA